A stretch of the Planctomycetota bacterium genome encodes the following:
- a CDS encoding beta-carotene 15,15'-dioxygenase, Brp/Blh family, giving the protein MPVVLAQLALLPGHASGAGRPLAWPRGAAYAVAVLAAVVLGVAGVGVSGALAGSWVWVMALVVAGMPHGAYDLAEMQRRWGLRGAMRSFVPYAAAFVSCGLAFVVAPVVVLLAFLVLTMVHFGLSDTRHLRIRASGLDGGLLGRALAFAHGGVVIAAVFAFQPGVSWRPFAEIAGLVGGAAGPMGVPIAALQAAAVLVMAVGGLVVAASAVIAWRHDTRMAAAEIIGVPLLAVASASALPPLLAVGMYFVCVHATRHCVRVGDRGDGALRAFARTHALSVPLLVPSLAIVGLLALPFAELGWVPAFALAFLLFCVVATLPHHALWFGRACGGWCSKRSAGGLA; this is encoded by the coding sequence ATGCCGGTCGTTCTGGCCCAACTCGCTCTCCTTCCCGGCCACGCCAGCGGCGCAGGACGCCCGCTGGCGTGGCCGCGTGGTGCGGCGTACGCCGTCGCGGTGCTCGCCGCGGTGGTGCTCGGGGTCGCTGGCGTCGGCGTGTCGGGAGCGCTGGCCGGCTCGTGGGTATGGGTGATGGCGCTCGTTGTGGCCGGCATGCCGCACGGGGCGTACGACCTCGCGGAGATGCAGCGGCGATGGGGGTTGCGTGGGGCGATGCGATCGTTCGTGCCCTACGCGGCCGCATTCGTGTCGTGCGGGCTGGCGTTCGTCGTTGCTCCCGTTGTCGTTCTGCTGGCGTTCCTTGTGCTGACGATGGTGCACTTCGGGCTCTCGGACACGAGGCATCTGCGCATCCGGGCCAGCGGTCTAGATGGAGGGTTGCTCGGGCGAGCGCTGGCGTTTGCGCACGGCGGAGTGGTGATCGCGGCCGTATTCGCGTTCCAGCCAGGGGTGAGCTGGCGGCCGTTCGCGGAGATCGCCGGCCTGGTCGGCGGCGCCGCGGGCCCGATGGGCGTGCCCATCGCGGCGCTGCAGGCGGCGGCGGTGCTGGTGATGGCCGTCGGCGGGCTCGTGGTCGCCGCGTCGGCGGTGATCGCCTGGCGGCACGACACGCGCATGGCGGCGGCGGAGATCATCGGCGTGCCGTTGCTCGCGGTGGCATCGGCGTCGGCGCTGCCGCCCCTACTGGCGGTGGGGATGTACTTCGTGTGTGTGCATGCGACGCGGCACTGCGTTCGCGTCGGCGATCGCGGCGATGGGGCGCTGCGGGCGTTTGCTCGGACGCACGCGCTGTCGGTGCCGTTGCTGGTGCCGTCGCTGGCGATCGTCGGGTTGCTGGCGCTGCCATTCGCCGAGCTCGGCTGGGTGCCCGCGTTCGCGCTCGCCTTCCTGCTCTTCTGCGTCGTGGCGACGCTGCCGCACCACGCGCTGTGGTTTGGCCGGGCGTGTGGTGGGTGGTGCAGCAAGCGGTCCGCCGGCGGATTGGCTTAG
- a CDS encoding transcriptional repressor: protein MALQPNAPQTAGDNLRITEPLCAVFRRQLKAEGQKYTTERARVLDAIILLDRIFEAEEVIDQLRTLGHRVSKATVYRTIHLLQDAGIIQRVLTEGDQARYQLAYGESPSDTLVRLDTREAVAIDVPELVAIRERICREMGLEPKGHRLQIFAVAIGAEITGDEPLG from the coding sequence ATGGCCCTGCAGCCCAACGCACCACAGACCGCCGGCGACAACCTGCGGATCACCGAGCCGCTCTGCGCGGTCTTCCGCCGCCAGCTCAAGGCCGAGGGCCAGAAGTACACCACCGAGCGGGCTCGCGTGCTCGATGCGATCATCCTGCTCGATCGCATCTTCGAGGCCGAAGAGGTCATCGACCAACTCCGCACGCTCGGGCATCGCGTCAGCAAGGCCACCGTCTACCGCACCATCCACCTGCTCCAGGATGCCGGCATCATCCAGCGGGTGCTAACCGAGGGCGACCAGGCCCGCTACCAGCTGGCCTACGGCGAGAGCCCCAGCGACACCCTCGTCCGCCTGGATACCCGCGAGGCGGTCGCCATCGACGTGCCCGAGCTCGTGGCCATCCGCGAGCGGATCTGCCGCGAGATGGGCCTGGAACCCAAGGGCCACCGCCTGCAGATCTTCGCCGTTGCCATCGGGGCCGAAATCACGGGCGACGAGCCGCTGGGCTAG
- a CDS encoding substrate-binding domain-containing protein, which yields MVRVSAIGLLLAHWLLLASCAARIDEPWRWPSVDPPAGAAPGVGLVPVRVAVAPSLVPLMERLEPYYEAARPGVDLVIHAGPKTGEVDPARWLALRLERGAEADAFLAESMGQVDALEREVQGSMAWLGNTLAVVVPRGSTLDRRELALGRAPVHIALQRSELGRWTRASLRESELWGDVSLAAGVFDDGSAIIERVRYFYEQTTPQRGRQESFGIVFGSDAHAAQDRVRVVGYLDQPRGDPLVHAIAWFTDEGAALASWLAESEDARVAAARGGFIVGGPR from the coding sequence GTGGTACGGGTTTCTGCGATCGGATTGCTGCTCGCGCACTGGCTGCTGCTGGCGTCCTGTGCGGCGCGGATCGACGAGCCGTGGCGGTGGCCCTCGGTGGATCCGCCCGCCGGCGCGGCGCCCGGAGTTGGGCTGGTGCCCGTCCGCGTCGCGGTGGCCCCGTCGCTCGTGCCGCTGATGGAGCGGCTCGAGCCCTACTACGAGGCCGCCCGCCCGGGCGTGGACCTGGTGATCCACGCGGGTCCGAAGACCGGCGAGGTCGATCCCGCGCGGTGGCTGGCGCTGCGGCTGGAGCGGGGGGCGGAGGCCGACGCCTTCCTGGCCGAGTCGATGGGCCAGGTCGACGCGCTGGAGCGCGAGGTTCAGGGCTCGATGGCCTGGCTGGGCAACACGCTGGCGGTGGTGGTGCCGCGGGGCTCGACGCTCGATCGCCGGGAGCTGGCTCTGGGGCGTGCACCGGTGCACATCGCGCTGCAGCGGAGCGAGCTGGGCCGCTGGACGCGGGCGTCGCTCCGCGAGAGCGAGCTGTGGGGCGACGTCTCGCTGGCGGCGGGCGTGTTCGATGATGGGTCGGCGATCATCGAGCGGGTGCGGTACTTCTACGAGCAGACCACGCCGCAGCGGGGCCGGCAGGAGAGCTTCGGCATCGTGTTCGGCAGCGATGCGCACGCCGCGCAGGACCGCGTGCGGGTCGTGGGCTACCTCGACCAGCCCCGGGGCGATCCGTTGGTGCACGCGATAGCGTGGTTCACCGACGAGGGCGCGGCGCTCGCGTCGTGGCTGGCCGAGAGCGAGGACGCCCGCGTGGCGGCGGCCCGCGGGGGATTCATCGTCGGCGGGCCGAGGTGA
- a CDS encoding lysylphosphatidylglycerol synthase domain-containing protein — MDEVDTPGSASRSRARLLAKLAAQTLGFLIGIAMLGYCVQLALSGENRRALQSLSEASPAALLALVGLSAISVMANGLIFWATLAPVRRLAAIDVVATNFLSTFLANLPFKIGLLVRIAIHTRRDRVPLATVMAWMAAVSATLVMASGALLVAALVRDATGPLTAPLAVVLMAAGCAAMVFVARRLSGEAGHRRLSRLIARFGGRRAMRMARGDVARQLHAGIDMLADGRWIAVVMLARVLDFAAQSLRMIVAGDLVDVAVRPTNGMIIAGGHYVVGAVSPFGMLGFREGGAVGIAVLLGYDKDGFAPVSLLASGSEIIATITGAGLAIAWLRLDRILRGKTAGKRRAPAA; from the coding sequence ATGGACGAGGTGGACACACCCGGGAGCGCGTCACGGAGCAGGGCACGGCTGCTCGCGAAGCTCGCGGCGCAGACGCTGGGCTTCCTGATCGGCATCGCCATGCTGGGCTACTGCGTGCAGCTGGCGCTGTCGGGCGAGAACCGGCGGGCGCTGCAATCGCTGAGCGAGGCCAGCCCGGCGGCGCTGCTTGCCCTGGTGGGGCTGTCGGCGATCAGCGTTATGGCCAACGGATTGATCTTCTGGGCGACGCTCGCGCCCGTGCGGCGGCTGGCGGCGATCGACGTCGTGGCGACCAACTTCCTCTCGACCTTCCTGGCCAATCTGCCCTTCAAGATCGGCCTACTCGTGCGGATCGCGATCCACACGCGGCGGGATCGCGTGCCGCTGGCAACGGTGATGGCGTGGATGGCGGCGGTATCGGCGACGCTCGTGATGGCCTCGGGCGCACTGCTGGTAGCGGCGCTGGTGCGGGATGCGACCGGGCCGCTCACGGCGCCCCTTGCGGTCGTGCTGATGGCGGCCGGCTGCGCGGCGATGGTCTTCGTCGCGCGGCGGCTGTCGGGCGAGGCGGGCCACCGCCGGCTGTCGCGGCTGATCGCGCGGTTCGGCGGCCGGCGGGCGATGCGGATGGCGCGGGGCGACGTCGCCCGGCAGCTGCACGCGGGCATCGACATGCTCGCCGACGGTCGCTGGATCGCCGTCGTGATGCTGGCCCGCGTGCTGGACTTCGCGGCCCAGTCGCTGCGGATGATCGTCGCCGGGGATCTCGTGGACGTCGCCGTCCGTCCGACGAACGGCATGATCATCGCGGGGGGGCACTACGTCGTGGGCGCGGTGTCGCCCTTCGGCATGCTGGGGTTCCGCGAGGGCGGGGCGGTCGGCATCGCGGTGCTGCTAGGCTATGACAAGGACGGCTTCGCGCCCGTCTCGTTGCTGGCCAGCGGCTCGGAGATCATCGCGACGATCACCGGCGCAGGTCTCGCCATCGCGTGGTTGCGGCTGGACCGCATCCTGCGCGGGAAGACCGCGGGCAAGCGGCGGGCACCGGCGGCGTAG
- a CDS encoding NAD+ synthase, producing MRIALAPINPTVGDVARNADLVRAAYSATRDRVDVVVLPELAISGYPPRDLLLEPGFLSACRAHAWALAEATANGPVLVVGCPTHEGAVVRNSVLVLRDGGVQCVYHKRLLPTYDVFDEDRYFEPGGEPCVIDVGGRRLGLAICEDLWMGEDAGFASRYEGAADPVAELVAAGASVVVAPSASPFVEGKHARHEGIVRAHAERHGVWVLGVNQAGGNDDLIFDGHAIAVDPAGALRYAGARFGGTLEKAETTIVDVDDPGAAVGDPFLDAGDDRTLVEALVVGVRDYCRKTGFARAIIGLSGGIDSAVTAAIAVLALGPENVLGVAMPGPYSSAHSMDDALALAQSLGVRCPVAPIAPPMEGFRGTLDELFAEFDHARLGERLPDVTEENLQSRLRGTMLMSISNRTGAIVLTTGNKSELAVGYCTLYGDMNGGLAVLADVPKTRVYAIARHVNVAWSELGFAGPPIPRNTIDKPPSAELAPDQRDDDTLPPYDVLDRIVEMRVERRMTVREIAGEGFDREQVDRIAGLIARNEYKRRQAAIALKVTSVAFGPGRRMPIAQAWLG from the coding sequence ATGCGCATCGCCCTGGCGCCCATCAACCCAACGGTCGGCGACGTCGCCCGCAACGCCGACCTGGTGCGGGCGGCCTACTCGGCCACGCGGGACCGCGTCGACGTGGTGGTGCTGCCCGAGTTGGCGATCAGTGGGTATCCGCCGCGGGACCTATTGCTGGAGCCGGGCTTCCTGTCGGCCTGCCGGGCGCACGCATGGGCGCTCGCCGAGGCAACGGCGAACGGGCCGGTGCTGGTCGTGGGCTGCCCGACGCACGAGGGCGCGGTGGTCCGCAACAGCGTGCTGGTGCTGCGGGACGGCGGCGTGCAGTGCGTGTACCACAAGCGGCTGCTGCCGACGTACGACGTATTCGACGAGGATCGCTACTTCGAGCCCGGCGGCGAGCCGTGTGTGATCGACGTGGGTGGACGGAGGCTGGGCCTGGCGATCTGCGAGGACCTGTGGATGGGCGAGGACGCGGGCTTCGCGTCCCGCTACGAGGGCGCGGCCGATCCGGTCGCGGAGCTGGTGGCCGCCGGCGCGTCGGTGGTGGTGGCGCCGTCGGCCAGCCCGTTCGTCGAGGGCAAGCACGCGCGGCACGAGGGCATCGTGCGTGCGCACGCGGAGCGGCACGGCGTGTGGGTGCTGGGCGTCAACCAGGCGGGTGGCAACGACGACCTGATCTTCGACGGGCACGCCATCGCGGTCGACCCCGCCGGTGCGCTGCGGTACGCCGGGGCCCGCTTCGGCGGCACGCTGGAGAAGGCCGAGACCACGATCGTCGACGTCGACGACCCCGGGGCGGCGGTGGGCGATCCGTTCCTGGATGCGGGCGACGATCGCACACTGGTGGAGGCGCTGGTCGTCGGCGTGCGGGACTACTGCCGCAAGACCGGCTTCGCCCGCGCGATCATCGGGCTCTCGGGCGGCATCGATTCGGCGGTGACGGCGGCGATCGCGGTGCTGGCGCTCGGTCCCGAGAACGTGCTGGGCGTGGCGATGCCCGGGCCGTACTCGTCGGCGCATTCGATGGACGATGCGCTCGCGCTGGCCCAAAGCCTGGGCGTGCGCTGCCCGGTCGCGCCGATCGCGCCGCCGATGGAGGGCTTCCGCGGGACGCTCGACGAGCTGTTCGCGGAGTTCGATCATGCGAGGCTGGGCGAGCGGCTGCCGGACGTGACCGAGGAGAACCTCCAGAGCCGGCTGCGGGGCACGATGCTGATGTCGATCTCGAACCGCACCGGCGCCATCGTGCTGACGACGGGCAACAAGAGCGAGCTGGCGGTGGGCTACTGCACGCTCTACGGCGACATGAACGGCGGGCTCGCGGTGCTGGCCGACGTGCCCAAGACGCGGGTGTACGCGATTGCGCGGCACGTGAACGTGGCGTGGAGCGAGCTCGGCTTTGCCGGCCCGCCGATCCCGCGGAACACGATCGACAAGCCGCCGAGCGCCGAGCTGGCGCCCGACCAGCGGGACGACGACACGCTGCCTCCCTACGACGTGCTCGACCGGATCGTCGAGATGCGGGTGGAGCGCAGGATGACCGTCCGCGAGATCGCCGGAGAGGGCTTCGATCGCGAGCAGGTCGACCGGATTGCCGGGCTCATCGCCCGCAACGAGTACAAGCGTCGGCAGGCGGCGATCGCCCTCAAGGTGACGTCGGTGGCGTTCGGTCCGGGGCGGCGGATGCCGATTGCGCAGGCGTGGCTCGGGTGA
- the panB gene encoding 3-methyl-2-oxobutanoate hydroxymethyltransferase translates to MGTVGSASGNGSTGGRRRPHTLASLAKMADRGEPFACLTCYDASTARLLEAAGVHVLLVGDTAAEVILGLDRTIEMPLDVLIALTAAVKRGAPSVVVMGDMPFMSYQASADEAVRNAGRFLVEGKADIVKLEVDASFAPLVARLAAAGVPVCAHVGSKPQHVKRTSGYKAEGRTPAAAARVLADARALGDAGAAMLLVEAVPSEVADELVASAGVPVIGIGAGTACHGQVVVLHDVMGLLDHSPGLAQPVANLGPQIREAAMEWVRRVAERSFGGKEFSMQRPAAGGGGGGDGEPAATHPG, encoded by the coding sequence GTGGGCACGGTGGGCTCCGCATCGGGGAATGGCAGCACGGGCGGGCGGCGCAGGCCGCACACGCTGGCGTCGCTGGCCAAGATGGCCGATCGAGGCGAGCCCTTCGCCTGCCTGACGTGCTACGACGCGTCGACGGCACGGCTGCTCGAGGCCGCGGGCGTGCATGTGCTGCTCGTGGGCGATACCGCGGCCGAGGTCATCCTCGGGCTCGACCGGACCATCGAGATGCCGCTGGACGTGCTCATCGCGCTCACCGCGGCGGTGAAGCGTGGCGCACCCAGCGTGGTCGTCATGGGCGACATGCCGTTCATGTCCTACCAGGCGTCGGCGGACGAGGCGGTCCGCAACGCGGGGCGCTTCCTGGTGGAGGGCAAGGCCGACATCGTGAAGCTCGAGGTGGACGCGAGCTTCGCGCCGCTGGTGGCGCGGCTGGCGGCGGCGGGCGTGCCGGTGTGCGCACACGTGGGAAGCAAGCCCCAGCACGTGAAGCGGACGAGCGGGTACAAGGCCGAAGGTCGCACGCCCGCGGCGGCGGCGCGGGTGCTGGCCGATGCGCGGGCGCTCGGGGACGCGGGTGCGGCCATGCTGCTGGTCGAGGCGGTGCCGAGCGAGGTGGCCGACGAACTGGTGGCGTCTGCGGGCGTACCCGTTATCGGGATCGGTGCGGGCACGGCGTGCCACGGGCAGGTGGTCGTCCTGCACGACGTTATGGGTCTCCTGGATCACTCCCCGGGGTTGGCCCAGCCCGTCGCGAACCTGGGGCCGCAGATCCGCGAAGCGGCTATGGAATGGGTGCGCCGCGTTGCCGAACGAAGCTTCGGCGGCAAGGAGTTCTCGATGCAGCGCCCGGCCGCCGGCGGCGGTGGTGGAGGCGACGGGGAGCCGGCGGCGACGCATCCCGGCTAG
- a CDS encoding trypsin-like peptidase domain-containing protein → MRRFMSFGPAAVVLLTVIAALVAAPEVVRRVEHAQAGVQVRLARQELRQDDILERINRATRAIAQSVEPGVVHLMTGGRWGGGAAGSGWVYDDAGHIVTNAHVVGGSDSVSVQLHTGRTLRAEVLGVDVFTDIAVLRADEMLGGVPLLRASGELPQQGDRVFAFGSPFNFKFSMSEGIVSGLGRDPNTGGGSAFTNFIQTDAAVNPGNSGGPLVDVRGRVIGMNVAIATGRSGNGEATADEGQSAGISFAIPLPTIESVVDQLIENGRVARGRLGIAFDPRRSRRPIIDGGEFRGLGVLVGDITQGGPAEKAGLMQNDVIESIGGQAVPSRQLLRAVVNTMRPGEELEVVAWRDGAAIRTLVVLDELDPVNAVGPATANILSREVGLVVNLGDDSVTVLRVAADSPADRAGIEAGQRILEVNGRRIDGISGFIEAVASSRIGLGRATEFVVRGPGEDDEPRSVTVRVRL, encoded by the coding sequence ATGCGACGATTCATGAGCTTCGGACCGGCCGCCGTCGTGCTGCTCACCGTCATCGCGGCGCTGGTAGCGGCGCCCGAGGTCGTCCGCCGCGTGGAGCACGCGCAGGCGGGCGTGCAGGTGCGATTGGCCCGCCAGGAGCTGCGGCAGGACGACATCCTCGAGCGGATCAACCGCGCGACGCGGGCCATCGCCCAGTCGGTCGAGCCGGGCGTGGTCCACCTGATGACCGGTGGTCGCTGGGGCGGCGGGGCCGCGGGGTCGGGATGGGTGTACGACGACGCGGGCCACATCGTCACCAACGCGCACGTCGTCGGCGGGTCGGACTCGGTCAGCGTGCAGCTGCACACCGGGCGGACGCTGCGGGCCGAGGTGCTGGGCGTCGACGTGTTCACCGACATCGCGGTGCTGCGGGCCGACGAGATGCTCGGCGGCGTGCCGCTGCTGCGCGCCAGCGGCGAATTGCCCCAGCAGGGCGATCGCGTGTTCGCGTTCGGGTCGCCGTTCAACTTCAAATTCTCGATGAGCGAGGGCATCGTGTCCGGGCTGGGGCGGGACCCCAACACGGGCGGCGGCAGCGCCTTTACGAACTTCATCCAGACCGATGCCGCGGTGAACCCCGGCAACTCGGGCGGGCCGCTGGTGGACGTTCGCGGGCGGGTCATCGGCATGAATGTGGCGATCGCCACCGGCCGCAGCGGCAACGGCGAGGCGACGGCCGACGAGGGCCAGTCGGCGGGCATCAGCTTCGCCATCCCGCTGCCGACCATCGAATCGGTGGTCGACCAGCTCATCGAGAACGGCCGCGTGGCCCGCGGGCGGCTCGGCATCGCGTTCGATCCGAGGCGGAGCCGCAGGCCGATCATCGACGGCGGCGAGTTCCGCGGTCTGGGCGTGCTGGTGGGCGACATCACCCAGGGTGGCCCCGCGGAGAAGGCCGGCCTGATGCAGAACGACGTCATCGAGTCGATCGGCGGCCAGGCGGTGCCGAGCCGGCAGCTGCTGCGGGCCGTGGTCAACACGATGCGGCCGGGCGAGGAGCTGGAGGTCGTGGCGTGGCGCGACGGCGCGGCGATCCGCACGCTGGTGGTGCTCGACGAGCTGGACCCGGTGAACGCCGTGGGGCCGGCGACGGCGAACATCCTCAGCCGCGAGGTGGGCCTCGTGGTCAACCTGGGCGACGACTCGGTGACCGTGCTGCGTGTTGCGGCCGATTCGCCCGCCGACCGTGCGGGCATCGAGGCCGGCCAGCGGATCCTGGAGGTCAACGGCCGCCGCATCGATGGAATCTCGGGCTTCATCGAGGCCGTGGCGTCCTCCCGCATCGGCCTGGGTCGCGCGACCGAGTTCGTCGTGCGGGGCCCGGGCGAAGACGATGAGCCGCGGAGCGTGACCGTCCGCGTGCGGCTCTAG
- a CDS encoding YdjY domain-containing protein, which yields MLLALAACGTPRPLADPPLPQPSTQTSDTEPPAAANATARAPVPAESAPAPPAVEAFPGVRLHVGERWIEFDGIVPIDVRERDRTGFVLIRYLEAVAVTPASGKDHEALVLTSARPAHVHAALLALGLEPGTPGRVAWDGRFAITSAADGPRVAVTLRPSEAPPPGEPIEQFITHADDATPFRPGGGDPRWVFAGSLLQDDDTRYVADATGLLVGLHTFGSEVVALTTTLSPDSWIDEPEWIAHPERTPQFGASVTIRLAVDQ from the coding sequence GTGCTGCTGGCGCTGGCGGCCTGCGGCACGCCTAGGCCGCTGGCCGATCCGCCCCTCCCCCAGCCGTCCACGCAGACCTCGGACACAGAACCGCCCGCCGCGGCGAACGCCACCGCGCGGGCGCCCGTGCCAGCGGAGTCAGCACCGGCCCCGCCGGCCGTCGAGGCCTTCCCCGGCGTCCGCCTGCACGTCGGTGAGCGCTGGATCGAGTTCGACGGCATCGTGCCCATCGACGTCCGCGAGCGGGACCGCACCGGCTTCGTCCTGATCCGCTACCTCGAGGCCGTCGCCGTCACGCCCGCCAGCGGCAAGGACCACGAGGCCCTCGTCCTGACGAGCGCACGCCCCGCCCACGTCCACGCCGCACTCCTCGCGCTGGGTCTCGAGCCCGGCACGCCGGGACGCGTCGCCTGGGACGGCCGCTTCGCGATCACCTCGGCCGCCGACGGCCCGCGCGTTGCCGTAACCCTGCGACCGAGCGAAGCACCACCGCCGGGCGAGCCGATCGAACAGTTCATCACGCACGCCGACGACGCGACGCCCTTCCGCCCCGGCGGCGGCGATCCGCGGTGGGTCTTTGCGGGCTCGCTGCTGCAGGACGACGACACCCGCTACGTCGCGGACGCCACGGGCCTACTCGTCGGCCTGCACACCTTCGGCTCCGAGGTGGTCGCCCTCACGACGACACTCAGCCCGGATTCGTGGATCGACGAGCCCGAGTGGATCGCCCACCCGGAGCGCACGCCCCAGTTCGGCGCAAGCGTCACGATCCGCCTGGCCGTGGACCAGTAG
- a CDS encoding Mur ligase family protein, producing MFDPAGARVTVMGLGRFGGGLGVTRWLARHGARVLLTDRADAASLSEPLHALDPFIGDGRVQLRLGGHDAADFRDADLVVASPAVPAPWDNEFLAAADDAGVSVTTEIGLAIQRLPDRARTIGVTGTAGKSTTSTMIARAIEAAGQQCLLGGNIGGSILEAIDDAPADTLAGAFVVLELSSFMLHWLGRDAWSPGTAVVTNIRPNHLDWHRTFEHYQASKRHIARHQHAGDALVAPADLWPDLNTPTRIDPRTEHPPPLRVPGAHNRDNAACALSAARTALGRFGIAMPAAASDAIAGFPGLPHRLEHVVDAAAAGGTVAFYNDSKSTTPEAAALAVDAVAERTPPDRIALIAGGADKGVDLAAIARLATRGVALCTIGATGPRIVDEARAAGGRAQHHGTLERAFEAATAHADVAGGAVLLSPGCASWDQFDHFEQRGDAFRTLAHRFAAARAAGAGGLRHA from the coding sequence GTGTTCGATCCCGCCGGCGCACGAGTCACGGTGATGGGCCTGGGCCGCTTCGGCGGGGGGCTGGGCGTCACCCGGTGGCTCGCACGACACGGCGCCCGCGTGCTGCTGACCGATCGAGCCGACGCCGCGAGCCTCAGCGAACCGCTGCACGCTCTTGATCCGTTCATCGGCGACGGCCGCGTGCAGCTGCGACTGGGCGGCCACGACGCTGCCGATTTCCGCGACGCGGACCTCGTGGTCGCCAGCCCGGCGGTGCCCGCACCGTGGGACAACGAGTTCCTCGCCGCCGCCGACGACGCCGGCGTGTCCGTCACCACCGAGATCGGCCTAGCCATCCAGCGGCTGCCCGACCGCGCGAGGACCATCGGCGTCACGGGCACCGCCGGCAAGAGCACCACCAGCACGATGATCGCCCGCGCCATCGAGGCCGCTGGCCAGCAATGCCTGCTCGGCGGCAACATCGGCGGCTCGATCCTCGAAGCCATCGACGACGCACCGGCAGACACCCTGGCCGGCGCCTTCGTCGTGCTCGAACTCTCGAGCTTCATGCTGCACTGGCTCGGCCGCGATGCCTGGTCGCCCGGCACCGCCGTGGTCACCAACATCCGCCCCAACCACCTCGACTGGCACCGCACCTTCGAGCACTACCAGGCCAGCAAGCGGCACATCGCCCGCCACCAGCACGCCGGCGACGCGCTCGTGGCGCCCGCCGACCTGTGGCCCGACCTCAACACGCCGACGCGGATCGACCCCCGCACCGAGCACCCGCCGCCGCTCCGGGTGCCCGGGGCGCACAACCGCGACAACGCGGCCTGCGCACTTTCCGCCGCCCGGACCGCCCTCGGCCGATTCGGAATCGCGATGCCCGCGGCCGCCAGCGACGCCATCGCCGGCTTCCCGGGCCTGCCGCACCGCCTCGAGCACGTGGTGGATGCCGCGGCCGCCGGCGGCACCGTCGCGTTCTACAACGACAGCAAGAGCACCACGCCCGAGGCCGCGGCGCTCGCCGTCGACGCCGTCGCCGAGCGCACGCCGCCCGACCGCATCGCGCTCATCGCCGGCGGCGCGGACAAGGGCGTCGACCTCGCGGCCATCGCCCGCCTCGCCACCCGCGGCGTCGCCCTCTGTACCATTGGTGCAACGGGCCCGCGCATCGTGGACGAGGCGCGGGCCGCGGGCGGGAGGGCGCAGCACCATGGCACGCTCGAGCGAGCCTTCGAGGCGGCAACGGCACACGCCGACGTTGCCGGCGGCGCGGTGCTGCTCAGCCCCGGCTGCGCGTCCTGGGACCAGTTCGACCACTTCGAGCAGCGGGGCGACGCGTTCCGCACGCTGGCGCACCGCTTCGCTGCCGCTCGTGCTGCTGGCGCTGGCGGCCTGCGGCACGCCTAG
- a CDS encoding aminotransferase class IV produces MIVHLNDELLPAPAARVGVFDRGFLFGDGVYEGVRVFDGVPMAVDRHVRRMAEGLAEARIPWDASRLPGIAEDLCRANGLRDAFMYVQVTRGEPGPGEPVRARTLREAAAPTVFAFATEQPPLETYAAPPTIRLASAADTRWARGHLKSISLLGNVLAAYDARDAGGDEVLMHRDGFVTEACASNLILVLGGRPVTPALDGVSILHGVTRARCLELDAAIEERPVPIEAIADASEIILVGTTSIVTAAVSLDGRTVGDGTPGPVARRLLDRVLQDCRAQITGVATASATTAAPTPASVA; encoded by the coding sequence GTGATCGTGCACCTCAACGACGAATTGCTGCCCGCACCCGCCGCCCGCGTGGGCGTGTTCGACCGCGGCTTCCTCTTCGGCGACGGCGTTTACGAGGGCGTCCGCGTCTTCGACGGCGTGCCGATGGCCGTCGATCGCCACGTCCGCCGCATGGCCGAGGGCCTAGCCGAGGCCCGCATCCCCTGGGACGCGAGCAGGCTGCCCGGGATCGCCGAGGACCTGTGCCGCGCCAACGGCCTCCGCGACGCCTTCATGTACGTGCAGGTCACCCGCGGCGAGCCCGGTCCGGGCGAGCCCGTCCGCGCCCGCACGCTCCGCGAGGCCGCCGCACCCACGGTGTTCGCCTTCGCCACCGAGCAGCCGCCCCTCGAGACCTACGCCGCCCCGCCGACGATCCGCCTCGCCTCCGCGGCCGACACCCGCTGGGCCCGCGGGCACCTCAAGTCGATCTCGCTGCTGGGCAACGTGCTGGCGGCCTACGACGCCCGGGACGCCGGCGGCGACGAGGTGCTCATGCACCGCGACGGCTTCGTCACCGAGGCCTGCGCGTCCAACCTCATCCTCGTGCTCGGCGGCCGGCCCGTGACCCCGGCCCTCGACGGCGTCTCCATCCTGCACGGCGTGACGCGGGCCCGCTGCCTCGAACTGGACGCGGCGATCGAGGAACGCCCCGTGCCCATCGAGGCGATCGCCGACGCCAGCGAGATCATCCTGGTGGGCACGACGTCGATCGTGACCGCCGCGGTGAGCCTGGACGGCCGCACGGTCGGCGACGGCACGCCGGGCCCCGTCGCCCGGCGGCTGCTGGACCGCGTCCTCCAGGACTGCCGCGCGCAGATCACCGGCGTGGCCACTGCCTCCGCCACCACCGCTGCTCCCACCCCCGCGTCCGTCGCCTAG